In Bacillus sp. KH172YL63, one genomic interval encodes:
- a CDS encoding helix-turn-helix domain-containing protein, producing MKVKQKHLLEKIRFDYNLSQSALGKMLGVSQMHISRIERGERPMNETAT from the coding sequence ATGAAAGTTAAACAGAAGCATCTTTTGGAGAAAATTAGGTTCGATTATAATTTGTCGCAATCAGCATTGGGGAAAATGCTTGGTGTTTCACAAATGCATATTAGCAGAATTGAACGAGGAGAACGGCCGATGAATGAAACTGCAACATAA
- a CDS encoding RNA dependent RNA polymerase has translation MKNNKNKQIQLYSLDTSAFYTDTEYKLNIKLSKNKRRMAIYKSEIENIKLYENNNFMIPSLKQNIEEQTEKLNEMDIPAGANKELKIKIKEERKQLSKKISELNKRLYRALKQNSSKKMDVIKNRESMDQLPQYLRECSEKLKIAKLRVKRFTQELNTELKRFGELETRVLRQEALADRNKISQFQSTLPRTITVGEDGTTKDIIMIRAFRYVVFKSLVNNGFYDQFGRHYQYFTSSAGMVRNKKSIFAATDVVESEGFQNRIWCGLTKKKINETKFKRKDDENLIENGVNLSKMGAYLALCMTSSIPFEDFDIDRAIVVPDYEKVLKGQHVNYISKKNKFKPTEDTNRSVPVNIVDGCGMMLPEVSKKCWQYRMPGHKGLLIPFPFVDFIRKVGKMDDCTVTDIYGETHDIIADRIQYIFTASQFKLAPYYKNWDEYKRAFKKGGEFAICKEEEDNFLDKPISYQMIQTLPDIANDEIKTLTSLTNKKIAEIEESADNMLGLLGVNNEEGNKDSYQKALTIYPELISDEYSKEKIRSARDSLYKNAKSGKIYLKGTKRTFMSPDLYAFAEWLFLKDPDPKGLIDKDEVSCKLYKNELSLDVLRSPHLYKEHILSNNKVDDETKDWFISNCIYMSSHNLDCSNVLMADFDGDEATIVSDPCFKFIAKRNMKDVLPLDYELGTANREEINNENLYNSLTRAYSKNQQIGEISNKITKEWAKQIDQIDEELVMQLVYQTNAAIDFAKTSWYPSFPDEVENKIKDLNKEKLPHFFIYSKDKEDKQVNMIPKRKDIKGEEDLKAAIEKACTVDKLEYVIGKNKISFSKLFDKFDYKMMMKKKNVKKVNQDLIKKYVELNKKKKFQLEKELMDSGYTESVKELTTFEMIRDQLLEIHNNEEEVADMLIHYHYEVNPEAKRGTIWDAFGHIIYQNIKTNLEDESQSGDCKVCKTTYRKVTKNKELCDTCKKDEDRKKNAEQKKKSREAKKTSDTIKVG, from the coding sequence ATGAAAAATAATAAAAATAAACAGATACAATTGTACAGTTTGGACACATCAGCTTTCTACACGGATACAGAATATAAACTTAATATTAAGTTGAGCAAGAATAAACGGAGAATGGCGATTTATAAAAGTGAGATTGAGAATATTAAATTATATGAGAATAATAATTTTATGATCCCGTCTCTTAAGCAGAACATCGAGGAACAAACTGAAAAACTGAATGAGATGGATATTCCTGCAGGTGCTAATAAAGAGTTGAAAATTAAGATTAAAGAAGAACGAAAGCAGTTAAGCAAAAAAATCAGTGAGTTGAATAAAAGACTATACAGAGCCCTGAAACAAAATTCAAGCAAAAAGATGGATGTAATTAAGAATAGGGAGTCAATGGATCAGCTTCCTCAGTATCTTCGAGAATGCAGCGAGAAATTGAAGATAGCCAAACTTAGAGTGAAGAGATTTACACAAGAATTGAATACAGAGTTGAAAAGGTTTGGTGAATTGGAAACAAGAGTATTGAGACAGGAGGCACTTGCAGATAGAAATAAAATTTCTCAATTCCAAAGCACTCTACCCAGAACAATTACAGTTGGTGAGGATGGTACAACTAAAGATATTATTATGATCAGGGCATTCAGATACGTTGTTTTCAAGAGTTTAGTGAATAACGGGTTTTATGATCAGTTTGGACGTCATTATCAATACTTCACTTCAAGTGCTGGCATGGTTCGTAATAAGAAGTCAATATTTGCAGCAACTGATGTTGTGGAGAGTGAGGGATTTCAGAATAGGATCTGGTGCGGTCTAACTAAAAAGAAAATTAATGAAACTAAATTCAAAAGGAAAGATGATGAGAATCTAATCGAGAATGGAGTCAACTTGAGTAAGATGGGTGCGTATCTGGCCTTGTGCATGACGAGTAGCATTCCTTTTGAGGATTTTGATATAGATCGAGCGATTGTCGTACCAGATTATGAAAAGGTGCTTAAGGGTCAGCATGTTAATTACATAAGCAAGAAAAATAAATTCAAGCCTACTGAAGATACAAATCGGAGCGTACCAGTAAATATTGTAGATGGGTGTGGGATGATGCTTCCTGAAGTGAGTAAGAAGTGTTGGCAGTACAGGATGCCCGGACATAAAGGGCTTTTAATCCCTTTTCCATTTGTGGATTTCATTCGAAAAGTTGGGAAGATGGACGATTGTACGGTAACAGATATCTATGGTGAAACTCACGATATTATAGCTGACCGAATTCAATACATTTTTACAGCAAGTCAATTCAAGCTTGCCCCTTACTACAAGAATTGGGATGAGTATAAAAGAGCATTTAAAAAGGGAGGTGAATTTGCGATTTGCAAGGAGGAGGAAGACAATTTCCTAGATAAGCCAATTTCATATCAGATGATCCAAACGCTCCCTGATATTGCTAACGATGAAATCAAGACTCTTACATCACTAACAAATAAGAAGATTGCTGAGATTGAAGAAAGTGCTGATAATATGCTGGGATTGCTTGGGGTAAATAATGAAGAGGGAAACAAGGATTCTTATCAGAAGGCACTTACGATATATCCTGAATTAATTTCTGATGAATATTCTAAGGAAAAGATAAGGAGTGCTCGTGATTCTTTATATAAGAATGCTAAGTCAGGGAAAATTTATCTTAAAGGGACGAAACGAACTTTCATGAGTCCGGACTTATATGCGTTCGCAGAGTGGTTATTCTTGAAAGATCCTGATCCAAAAGGATTAATTGATAAAGATGAAGTGAGTTGTAAGTTATATAAGAATGAATTAAGTCTAGATGTTCTAAGGAGCCCCCATTTGTACAAAGAACACATTTTAAGCAATAACAAGGTTGATGATGAAACTAAGGATTGGTTCATTTCTAATTGTATTTATATGAGTAGTCACAATCTCGATTGCAGCAACGTCTTAATGGCAGATTTCGATGGTGATGAAGCGACAATCGTATCCGACCCTTGCTTTAAATTTATTGCCAAAAGGAATATGAAGGATGTTCTTCCTTTAGACTACGAGCTTGGAACAGCAAATCGTGAAGAAATCAATAACGAAAACTTGTATAACTCACTTACTAGAGCCTATTCGAAAAATCAGCAGATTGGTGAAATAAGCAATAAGATTACAAAAGAGTGGGCGAAGCAAATCGATCAAATTGACGAAGAATTGGTAATGCAGTTAGTATATCAGACAAATGCAGCCATTGATTTCGCAAAAACGAGTTGGTATCCATCGTTTCCTGATGAGGTTGAAAATAAGATCAAAGACCTGAACAAAGAAAAGCTGCCACACTTTTTCATATACAGTAAGGATAAGGAAGACAAACAGGTAAACATGATTCCTAAGCGAAAAGACATTAAAGGTGAAGAAGACCTGAAGGCAGCGATTGAAAAAGCCTGTACTGTAGATAAACTTGAATATGTTATTGGAAAAAATAAAATCAGTTTCTCCAAGCTCTTTGATAAATTTGATTATAAGATGATGATGAAAAAGAAAAATGTTAAAAAGGTGAATCAAGACCTGATTAAGAAATACGTGGAATTGAATAAGAAGAAAAAGTTTCAGTTAGAAAAGGAACTAATGGATAGTGGATATACGGAAAGTGTGAAAGAACTAACAACATTTGAAATGATTAGAGATCAATTGCTGGAGATACACAATAATGAAGAAGAAGTTGCTGATATGTTGATTCATTATCATTATGAGGTAAACCCTGAAGCTAAGAGGGGGACGATTTGGGATGCATTTGGTCATATTATTTATCAGAACATAAAGACGAACTTAGAGGATGAAAGTCAATCTGGTGATTGTAAAGTATGTAAGACTACATATAGAAAAGTAACGAAGAATAAAGAGTTATGTGATACTTGTAAGAAGGATGAGGATAGAAAGAAAAATGCTGAACAAAAGAAAAAGTCTAGGGAAGCGAAAAAAACCTCTGACACAATTAAGGTAGGGTGA